TCCTCCCTCTCTAATATCGAGCCTGCTAGCATAATGCATGTGACTTACCAATTTCATTTTGAATCAATTTTAAACAAGAAgctattgaaattaaatcataaaatgcaattttccagaattgtattaaacatacagctaccgccggttcgaaatgtaaattccaccgagaagaaccggcaagacacTGTAgaatttgaaatacaaagttatgttagttaaatacaatcatataattataatatatgtcctGCACTGCACATACTCGGTGACTATAAGTATTAGCTCCCTTTTTTATcacctatataatcttgtgttgaataatatgccttatttatatatattttataacaaacggTATggatttaagttaaaaatatctgcgagATTCATTGACTTCGCGGGTTAAAAAGtagcgttataagcttattctTACTTCTCGTTttcatacaatgattgtcactgactctatcaaagtgatctatgttattgtgaatatttttaacataataaccAGTTATTACTGAGTAATGTATACTAGCATTTTTAGTATTATGTGCGTTTTTTCGTAAGTAGGCATTACGTCGAATACGGTTCAACAATTTGCACTACACACATAACCAAAAGGAGCCGAATATTCGAGGCATATCGACTTCAAATGGAAGTTTACTCGATCCCTCGGCCACTCACTTGCGATGTGTTTTAGTTGTTGACGTGCACACGTTTAGTTTtctaatatagtaataaatgtCGCAGCggcgcccgcgccccccgcgccccccGCACCCGCGCCCGCGCCCTACCCGCAGCAGCAGTACGCCGCGCCCTACCCGGGTGAGTTTTGTTTACGGGAATAGCAGACTAACGTGCAGGAGGCTCATCCGATGGAAAGTGACACCGTCCCTTCATCAGCGACAGGTTCATAGCGGAGAGTGAAAAATATTGGTTTCCAACCGGAAGTTGCATGTTTAAATCCTGGGATGACTCACGGAGTTTAAAGGAATtgattgtttataattcatctcatgttgAGCGaagaaggaaaacttcgtgtgGAAGTCGGCCTTTATATGGCGTATGGCATCCGCTACATCACAGCTCCTTCGAGCTTAGAAGTTACCACTACTTTTGAGAGACCAAGCTTACAACTCATGATCAGACGCAGCTGCTCAAGTGCTCACACTTGGCAAAAGAgctgaaataataaacattagctCAGTCGACTTACTTTATATGAACACATTTAGCGTGTTGTGTTACCTTATTATGCGGAGGTACTCCATGTATCACCCATTCTTTGAgtactttgtgtttataaagaaTCTTATTCCAGTGCCCGTAGTGACGGCGTACCCCGTCGCACAAGCTGCCAGCCCTTACCCCGCTCCGACCCCTTATGCCACAAACACCTCGCCCTATCCCCCTTACCCGACCGGGATGCCCGTGGCCACTCACCAGGCGGAGTCTCACACTGGACAGTACCCGCAGGGCTTCGCTCCGGGAGGATATCCCGCGGCTGGGGCGCCCTATCCCACTGCGAGCTATCCCTCCGCCCCGAGCGCTCCAGACGCTAACGGTAAGCTGAACATGCATAAACCGTACATGAAGATATTTATATGAGGATAAACAAACAGACGCGTGTGACTGTGATATTACgatttaacacaatattttcCGACAGTTTTCTTCGGAATAGCAGCTCCCGGCTGGAACACGCAAGGTCGGTCGTAGAGTTCGCTTAGAGTTCTTTACTTGGGGTCTGACCGATTCTAACATCTAGTCATAAGCATTGGATAAatctataatttgtatataatcattcgttgtaaatatttactatgaaaATCGACGAAGTACGTTCTCTTATCTCTTTCACGTTTCTTTGACCTTGAACGACATAACCATAACGTGATTTAAATGAATCTGTATTCATTGTGAGAGTGAAAAAAATACGAATGTTAATACAAAAGTCGATTTCTTGGAGGACCttgaaaaatagatttaaattggATATATGacgttaagtgtaatagtgttgtacgGTAAATACAGATTTATTAATCAAGATCTGTTTGTCGTGCATATAGCAGCATGGCGGAGCCATTTTATTCGCAATATAACTAACAACATGTCGGTCATTTCCTCAGACCGCGCCTACGTGTCAAATCCCAGTAAAGATAGGTATGCTCACTCACGAATGCGCTTCCGTGTTAAATCATCGGCgtgcattaacaaatattatctaaattgtATACTTTTGATGTAGAAACAAAGTTTTTACATTAGTCGTCTGACCGACACTGAGACATGTCATCTGATGCACGTCGCTATCTTACAGCGGAGCAGCCTCGCGAGTGAGCAGATCTGTAGCAGTAGTTCTAAATGTGTAAAGCAGTTGCACTTGTTGTCTTCGTCGTTTCGTAAAGGAACCGCTCTTATTAATACTGCAATATTATGTCTACAATAATGTAACGAAATTCCGACTCCAGGTGGATTTACTAGGTAGATGTGCACATGACTTCGGAAGtgcatattttcaatattttttgtacaaatacatataagttCTTGGTCTGCTTAGCGCCGGGGACATGTAACGCTATATAAAACAGTGTAAAGGCGCGCGTGTTATTATTCAATCAGCTCGTAGATGACAGCCTACCGTGGGAAGTGTCTCACTCGGGAAATGTCGGCAATCGACGCCATTTTGACACGTCGTGTATcctataagttttataattataatgatcacattctgacattttacACTCGTTTTAAATCTCGAGTCGGctaattaaaatatgtcttgTTATTATTACTGCGTTCTTCTGTCGAGACATGCTCAGTAGTTGTCTGGAGAGACGACGACGCTGGCGCTTCCCGGGAAGCATTTAAAGTCAAATCGGACAAGAATGCACGAGCTGCTTGCGCCCACACTTGCGCACTGTAATGTTGAGTACATTTGCCGCCATGCCCGCCTTAGGCAGgagaacattatataaaatactgtaggtataaatatattgttctctttttctaatttttttcatGTGACGCATACCGGGAGCGCCTTTATTCTTTCACCGcgacatgaattatataaacaaaatgtattatgtagaTGAATTATCACGTACTcaatacatgaaaattcagtgattttGAGATGTCAGCCCGAGCATGAATCGCAATAGTCGTCAGATTTAGGATTACGAACCACTGCGCCACGTCgtctgtatataataattaatgatcatATCAACTTAAAATTAGTTAAAGATTCATCTGCGTGAATAGTCTTTACTTACGAACGGAGCCGAGCGATCGGAATCGAGAGCTCGCGGAGCGTGCGGGGCTGCTGTTCTATGGAAttcgtatattttgtaattatatcaaGCCTGTAGcacaaaaatatcattattacactcaatttaaatacaaacacaattataaaagcCAAAGTTTACGGGGCTCGCAGGCTTGTCAAagcaaaaatctaaataaagaattcaagtaggctcatataaCCACTTTTAAagcgtcatgttacagtgttcaattaaatgtaaagttaccaccggaaagtattctaccgataagaaccgtcgagaaactcagtagttactcttttccacaattttaattacagagtatgtctgtaaagtacaaatattttattgtatatccTGCCTAggtatcaataaatactaagtccacgctttttatctttgatataatcttgtattgagtgcctgcatgccttatttatcagtgtgtttttattataaatgaaaaagacgtTTCTTATCATTCGATACGTTGATATCGTTCGTCATATGTTAGCTCTAGTAGCTAACATATTTGCGTATTGCTGTACGACATGCGATCATATATGGACGCACATTTACTCCAGATATAAATTACGTACGGTATCAAATCGCTTGAAGGAAGAAAGTAACGCGAAAAGGTTTCTTCAAATCGCACCGGCGGCGGATCCTTAGATTAGCGCAAACAAACtcataaaagtgtaaataaaagataaagtcGATGTGCAGTCGCTGCTATCGCACTCGGCTTTTCCGAGATCACTTACTTGACCTTGTGTTGTGGATACAAAAGACGCCTTTATATGCTTATGGTCCGTCCGTTTGTGCGCACGTCACGCGGAAATCGCTTTAGCTTCTATCGAGTTATAGAAAGCGACGTAATGTAGTGATGTTTAGATACCCGAGGCTCTTGACTAACGGAAACATAATCTTctggtctgggtaggtaccacattCTCATCACCAATTTTACCGCCAATcggtaatactaagtattgttagttttcggttttaagggtgagtgagttagtgtaataCAGGCATAGGGGAGTTAATTCCCAAGGAGACGATGGCAAAGGAATACCCTACCTACGTCATAAACTTCCGTAGCCTCGAAAATCAGTTCATAATAGAATAATAGTCGAGATTTTAAAATCTGATAAGCCTTATTATAATTGCATAAAGCCCAGTAGTAAGTGCAGTACGAGCCGTAACAATATGGCGGCTCGTATTATCGGATTAGGTTTCTGCCGACTGCGCGCAGCCCGTGACATTCGATTCATTGCTAACAATGCATGAAGTAATAGAGCATAACTCAGTCAGAGCAGGTCAGTGTTAAACAAAACTGACACAGCGGATCCAAAAAAAGACAAGTTCTGTAGACAACGCTGggggattttttttatgaattcttAGACTTTTATAGAGCTCTTACTAAAGATTATGATTTAAGATCTAAAGaataataacaaagaaattaaCTAAACTCAGTATCTACAATCAGTATAACTAAACACGAACGATGAGGGTTCTGCTCTAGGTGCTCTAGGTCCCTCTTGCCGCC
This portion of the Vanessa atalanta chromosome 22, ilVanAtal1.2, whole genome shotgun sequence genome encodes:
- the LOC125072561 gene encoding nematocyst expressed protein 4-like isoform X3, whose amino-acid sequence is MDVRRIVYIVIAVVLLLLIISCCLRRKRNRGRVLTPAPAPPAPPAPAPAPYPQQQYAAPYPVPVVTAYPVAQAASPYPAPTPYATNTSPYPPYPTGMPVATHQAESHTGQYPQGFAPGGYPAAGAPYPTASYPSAPSAPDANVFFGIAAPGWNTQAMPPSYEQAVCAKPPPPHNPYAPR
- the LOC125072561 gene encoding nematocyst expressed protein 4-like isoform X1, whose amino-acid sequence is MFDSEEEYDEELENFFKIHNTYPDMDVRRIVYIVIAVVLLLLIISCCLRRKRNRGRVLTPAPAPPAPPAPAPAPYPQQQYAAPYPVPVVTAYPVAQAASPYPAPTPYATNTSPYPPYPTGMPVATHQAESHTGQYPQGFAPGGYPAAGAPYPTASYPSAPSAPDANVFFGIAAPGWNTQAMPPSYEQAVCAKPPPPHNPYAPR
- the LOC125072561 gene encoding skin secretory protein xP2-like isoform X2, whose amino-acid sequence is MFDSEEEYDEELENFFKIHNTYPDMDVRRIVYIVIAVVLLLLIISCCLRRKRNRGRVLTPAPAPPAPPAPAPAPYPQQQYAAPYPVPVVTAYPVAQAASPYPAPTPYATNTSPYPPYPTGMPVATHQAESHTGQYPQGFAPGGYPAAGAPYPTASYPSAPSAPDANAMPPSYEQAVCAKPPPPHNPYAPR